Genomic DNA from Lactuca sativa cultivar Salinas chromosome 8, Lsat_Salinas_v11, whole genome shotgun sequence:
ACCTTATCCGGTCCCGACCACCTCGCCGCCCTCGCCCCGCTCTCAATCGGCCGGTCCCGCGTCGAGAGCGCGCTTGTCGGTGCGCTCTGGGGCTGCGGGCACGATGCCGGGCAGGTCATCTTCGGcctcctcttcctcctcctcaAAGACCGCCTCCATATCGAAATCATACGCACTTGGGGCACGCGAGTTGTCGGTTTTACCCTTCTAGTCATCGGAGCCATGGGAATCCGTGAAGCCTCCGAAGCAGCGGTCCCCACGCCATGTGTCGCTTTGGAAAACGGAGAATGTGATGTTAGTGTTTATGACTTACCGGAGCCCACGAAGAAAAAGAAAATTGGATTTGCGACGTTTGCAACGGGTATTATCCACGGGTTGCAACCGGACGCGCTTATGATGGTTTTGCCTGCGCTCGCGCTTCCGTCCCGCGTGGCGGGAGCCGCGTTTTTGGGGATGTTTTTGGTGGGGACGGTTATCGCGATGGGGAGTTATACGGTGTTTATCGGGTCGTGTAGTCAGGCGTTGAAGGATCGAATCCCGAGGATTACGGAAAAGCTGACGTGGATTTCGTCTTTAGTGGCGATTGCGTTAGGGGTTGGGATTATTGTTAGTCAGTTTTTTGGGTTTAGTTTGTATTGATTTTTGGGGGTTTTGCGATGTTTAGGGGGGATTTTTATGGACCTTTTTTTTATGAGAATTGAGAAGCATATTGTTTAATATATTTGCGATAGTACCTCGTGCGTTGATTATTGTACTTTGTCCTTGTGTGGTTGTATATCGTGCGATGATGATAGTACTGTTTTCGTGTACACGTGTTTTATGTCTGTGTGCCGTGGATTTGGTTCAATTCTCACATGGTTGCGTGTGTCTTGAGTTCATTTTGATAGACATGACAATCTTGTAGCGTATTTGTGTTTGGGGTACGTAAGATTGGTGTAGGGTAAAAAGGTGGAACAAGTTGGGGTTGACACCTACTTTCGAATTCTTTTTGGTGCAAAAAACTGAACATAGTCACATACCTTGTAAGCTTGGGTTTGATCTCTtgtatgtaaaaaaaaaagatgtaaaTGCCTTTCTAATTCTTATCATAAAAAATTGCTCTAGGAATTTTGCAGATGCCATATATTCCTCGACTAAA
This window encodes:
- the LOC111919301 gene encoding chloroplast protein FOR GROWTH AND FERTILITY 2 — its product is MEKLIHNPNHHILSKHQLYLKPRPFLPQLARFQTTKLFNLSHYTLRVNSISCKHEQNPSFNSSSSVIKTPETDLSFSENKGSVMPKPHFLQQLSQTFSHQQKAVITGSIILLSALIFTIQPLFISPALASFQTATKTGSNPLIRSELLSSAWTGFFAGCLHTLSGPDHLAALAPLSIGRSRVESALVGALWGCGHDAGQVIFGLLFLLLKDRLHIEIIRTWGTRVVGFTLLVIGAMGIREASEAAVPTPCVALENGECDVSVYDLPEPTKKKKIGFATFATGIIHGLQPDALMMVLPALALPSRVAGAAFLGMFLVGTVIAMGSYTVFIGSCSQALKDRIPRITEKLTWISSLVAIALGVGIIVSQFFGFSLY